Genomic DNA from Equus asinus isolate D_3611 breed Donkey chromosome 10, EquAss-T2T_v2, whole genome shotgun sequence:
tctctctgccaccaggctggaccgCTTTGAGAAGACCAACGAGATGCTGCTGAACTTCAACAACCTGTCAAGCGCCCGCCTGCAGCAGATGACCGAGCGCTTCCTGCACCACACGAGGACGCTGGTGGAGATGAAGCGGGACCTGGACAGCATCTTCCGCAGGATCAGGTGGGTGCTCAGGCCCTCCCTCCTGACCCGAGCCTCCATTGAGTTCCTCCTATCTTCAGTGAGGGCAACGGGGAGCTGCAGCTTGTTTATTTTATGAGGCTTCATCGCGCACTTAGCATCCAGGAAGATCTGAATTTTGGGATAAAAATCTTAATGtttctgaatttaaattttatttcttttcaaacaaTGCAACACAGCACCAGATGCATAAGACAAAAGGCAGGCAAGGACAGACAGGGAAAGGCCAGTTCCAGGCCCCTTGCCCCCCCAGGTCTTCTCGCAAGGAGCAAGTGAGCTTGCCGGGTTGTGTGGGTCCTTCCCGAGCCAGGTCCTGAGGACAGGGAAGATGACGTCCAAGTCCCGGGACACAGAGAACGCCAGATGCAGCGCCTGGAGCGCGCGTCATCCCGGCCACCATGAACAACCGCGGCCAGCGCGCCTGGCCCGGGACAAGCTGGTGCCTCTTCCTCTGGCTTGGGGGCAGTGGCCAAAGATTGAGGGGAACGTGTCTCTTTGAGCAAGTTCTGTGCAGAAATCACAAGACAGGCTGGTTGGATCCTTTATAAAAGCACCCCTTTTCTAGGGCGTCTCAGCCGGCTGGCTGTCCAGGTGTGGTGTGgcgggggtcgggggtgggggtaGACAGGAACCCCAAGGGGCGACAccttctgtgtgtgtctctatCACCCAGGCGGCacctggcagggaggggctggccggtCACAGGCAAGGATGAGAGCCTGTGCTCCGCAGACCCCTTTGGAATTCtctgtaaacagtgctgcagcCTTTGAGGAAAAACGCCTCGTTAAAGAAAGGGAAGCGATGCAGCTCTGTGAACTTCAATTTCATGGGAGCCAGTGTGCGGTGTTGGGGTTTGCATGAGTTGGTACTCCTGGCCCCCACACAGACCCCTCCCCCCACGGATGGAGAGACAGGCCGAGACCTGTCGCCCAGAGGAGCAGCTGCTGGGGGCAGCTTGCTGGAAGGCCGTCCTGGCAGGGGGGAGTTAGACGGAAGGGGAGTGCTGCCAGTGGAAGGCCCAGCCAGAGCGAAGACCAAGCACCCAGGACGGGCGGGAGCTGGGTGACAGCTGGGTGGCTGGTGCCCACCCCCGGGAGTGGGAGGTCCGTCTACAGGGCTGAGCGCCTGGGCCTCCCTCCAGCCCCGAGCAGGGTGCGACAGCAGTGACAGGGAAGTTCCCGCCGCCCCCGGGCCCAGAGCTGACGGCAAGGGTTCTCGGCCGGCACAGGCCCAGCTTGTCTACCAGCCATGTTCAGCTCTGTGTGCCTTCCCTTCCCCTGCAGGACACTGAAAGGGAAGCTGGCCAGGCAGCACCCAGAAGCCTTCAGCCGTAAGTGTCACCCTGTACCCCACATCTGGCCTCTGTGCCCTCAGATGCCGGCACCCTCAGCCCAGGCCCCAGTAGACAATGGGTCCAGAGAGACCTGACACAGGGGGCAGAGGCGGGAGTGCTGGCTTGGTCATCTTGGCAACCTGTGTAGCAGGTGCTGGGACTAGGGTCCCCTCCCTGGGGCAAGGTTGCACCAGGGAATGTGGACAAAAATAGTGACAATCCTTGCTTTAGTGAGCACAATATACCCCTACAAGCCAGGCTCTTACCTGCAACCACTCACCTGTGAGGTAGGGCTGTGagtgtccccattttacacagggggaaactgaggcccaggggggcAGCGACTCATCAGAGGAAGCTCAGCGTTCCCCCAGGCTGAGCCTTGGTTGACCCCATCTGCTGAATGGACCAACagctccccaccccagggctgctgACAACGACAGGCACAAAGGTGATGCTGTCGTCAGTCCCACTTTATAGAGCGGGGACCTGAGGCAAGGGCAGGTGAGGGGCCTGGCCCAGGGGACGGAGTCaagagggcagagccaggctcaGCTTGCCCCCAGGCCTCCCAGTCTGACCCCAGAGAACCTGAGTCCTTACCTCACCTCACCTTGAAGGGAGGCCTCTCACCtgcctaagcctcagtttcctcctctgtaaaatggccCAAGTCATGCTCCGTGGGGTGGGCGAGCTGTCAGGGGTCACTGGCCCAGTTAATCCCTCGTCACGGTGCCCGACACGATGATGACGCCAACTCCTGGGCCTCCTTCCCCTAGACATCCCGGAGGCCTCCCTCCTGGAGGACGAGGATGAGGACCACATCCCGCCCAGCACCACAACCACCATTGCCACCTCGGAACAGAGCACGGGCTCGTGTGACACTAGCCCTGACACCGTCTCGCCCTCCCTCAGCCCCGGCTTCGAGGACCTGTCCCACGTCCGGCCCGGCTCCCCTGCCATCAATGGCCGCAGCCAGACGGACGACGAGGAGATGCTGGGCGAGTAACCCTGCTCCCTGGCGCTCCCAAGGTGTCTGAGGCGGCAGCGCACACCCCGCCTCAAGATTGACAGCTTTGCCGTGCTGTCCATTATCCAGGGCTCTGGGGGACAGGCTCCCTCCCGGGGGTGTGCAAGTCCTCGGAGTCTATGATTCTCACTTGTCCCTCACTGAGAACATCTCTGCAGACCCCTCTGCCGGGCCAGGGGGCAGTGAGCCCAGCTGAAGTCATTGGGCTGGGTGCAAGGGGGCTTTTCCAGAGCCAGGCCTAAGGTCTGCTCTGACCAACACTCAAGGTTCCCAGAGGCCAGAGCCAGATGGCCCCTGCCCCAGCACCCTGGGCAGGGCCTCCTCAAGGCGGACAAGCACTGTCATGTCTGAGTTCACCTCAGCCCACCCCACACCCACTAATTCTGGTCTCCCTGCCCCTCTGTCCAATCAAAGTATTGATGAAAGCATCTCAAGGCGGATTCTGAGACAGCTGTGGAAGGCTCAAGACAGAGGCTGGCCGCCTACTCAGCCCCCAGCCAGCCTGATAAGGCCTGTGTTTCTCTGACCAGAGGTGTGCACGCTGAGGGCCCAGCAGGCCTCTCCCAGGGTCTCTGTGGAGCAAGCCAagccaccttggaaaacagaATTTAAACGGAATATTTTTGTACCCGATGTTTACAGATGCTGTTGGGAAGTTATCAATAAAAAGACTCCATTACTAAAAAGGGAAAGATGCACCTAGCAGTATATTTCTTCCATTCTTGGGCCTAGCAGCCCAGAAGggggacaaatactgtatgtggGACAGGATGGGGTGCAGCCAGCCAGGCACAACTAGACTAGAGAGAGATGTGGCTGCTCTTGGTGGGAGTCTCTGGTGGTGGCAGCCATAATAACCCTAGTTCCTATCACCACCTAGACCCTCGCACATGCTGTTCCCACTCCTCCTAACACTATTCCCTGACCTCCTTGAATAACTCTTTCTCCAGATCTCAGTCCCAAGGTAGGCTCCTCACGGAGCTACACTGGTCCCATCCACAGAGTCCCCCTCACCTTTGAAGCACTTAGAAATTGTTATTAAAGACATCTTTCCACACCCGAAAGTGTCTACTTTTGCCTGGTCCATAGGGGGCGCAGGGAAGTGTTTAAGGAAATAAAGAGATACGCTGCCAAACCCACAGCTACCTTCTCAGTCCTCACCTCTTTGCGGCGCGCGGCACCTTCTAGCCATCCGCGAGTCTTCTCGGTCCTACAGCCTAACAGAGCCTGAGTCCCAGCCCCATTTTCCTGGTGACTGCACCAGCCCCAAGTGCTGTCTCTGTTCCCCTACCCGCCGCCGTGAAATCCATCTGCACAGCGGTCAGAGAGCTTTCTAATAACCACCTCGGGGCATTAGGTGCCTCGGGTGGCGCCCAAGGGGTCTCGCACGTCCGGCCCCTGCGCCCCTCCTACCTTCCCTGTCCCGACCCCTGCGTCCCGGACCCGCAGACCCTCCGCTTAGTGCCTCTGCTTTAGCACAAAACAGTCTCCTCTACTCAGCAAGGATTCCCGGAGCGCCCGTGACGCGCCAGCGGACTTCAGCCTGCCGGGCCACACCAGGAAAGGTGCGGCACTCTTCTCACGTGACCCGGAGGGCGGGGCTCACCCCGGAAGCAGGTGAGCGATGGCCGCCCACAGGCGCGGGGGCTTCGTTCGCCAGCACCCAACATGGCAGAGGGGCGGGGACAGGGGCGGGGCCA
This window encodes:
- the KXD1 gene encoding kxDL motif-containing protein 1: MDPPDSASRVFCSRILSMVNADDVNAIILAQKNMLDRFEKTNEMLLNFNNLSSARLQQMTERFLHHTRTLVEMKRDLDSIFRRIRTLKGKLARQHPEAFSHIPEASLLEDEDEDHIPPSTTTTIATSEQSTGSCDTSPDTVSPSLSPGFEDLSHVRPGSPAINGRSQTDDEEMLGE